A single genomic interval of Streptomyces sp. BA2 harbors:
- a CDS encoding DUF1653 domain-containing protein, with amino-acid sequence MTTDLFVPPAADGLPLAALDSATEGANRLDAAARTTSGRNFLAHALVQLARDGWLRAEPGEGFEPVREREAAEPKEEPATVLAECDAIEADYRDQHDDVAIGARAAVMRIRARAALPETRREFDAQAGLQRPADDLHHGGEPVDGLGEAAQSVVEPGLYRHFKGAHYEVAATAAHTESGERLVVYRSGDDWWARPVESFVGEVGDGEGRQARFTRLDGPASVGAVRCGSCEHETRYHDVDGRCWFTVEQGVPERDSVCACQLRRMAADLPAARIRELQDLLADPTADFGEAAMWIPVRLDTEPRNAPFAKRLFRLARITAVISEDQP; translated from the coding sequence GTGACCACTGACCTGTTCGTTCCGCCTGCTGCTGACGGGCTGCCGCTTGCCGCGCTCGATTCCGCGACCGAAGGCGCCAACCGGCTTGATGCTGCGGCTCGAACGACTTCCGGCCGGAACTTCCTCGCTCACGCGCTGGTGCAGTTGGCCCGTGACGGCTGGCTGCGCGCCGAGCCCGGTGAGGGATTCGAGCCTGTCCGCGAGCGAGAGGCGGCCGAGCCTAAGGAGGAGCCCGCCACTGTCCTTGCCGAGTGCGATGCGATCGAAGCCGACTACCGCGATCAGCACGATGACGTTGCGATCGGCGCCCGCGCCGCCGTCATGCGCATCCGCGCACGGGCCGCCCTCCCCGAGACCCGCCGCGAGTTCGACGCGCAGGCCGGGCTGCAGCGCCCCGCCGACGACCTGCACCACGGGGGGGAGCCCGTCGACGGGCTCGGCGAGGCAGCTCAGTCGGTCGTCGAGCCCGGCCTCTACCGGCATTTCAAGGGTGCCCACTATGAGGTAGCGGCCACGGCTGCGCACACGGAGTCGGGGGAGCGGCTGGTCGTGTACCGGTCCGGCGACGACTGGTGGGCGCGGCCGGTGGAGTCGTTCGTCGGCGAGGTGGGGGACGGCGAGGGGCGGCAAGCGCGCTTCACTCGGCTCGACGGCCCCGCATCCGTGGGCGCCGTGCGGTGCGGATCCTGCGAGCACGAGACGCGCTACCACGACGTCGACGGTCGCTGCTGGTTCACCGTCGAGCAGGGCGTACCCGAGCGGGATTCCGTCTGTGCGTGCCAGCTCCGCCGCATGGCCGCCGACCTCCCCGCCGCCCGTATCCGAGAGCTCCAAGACCTGCTGGCCGATCCGACCGCAGACTTCGGCGAAGCAGCGATGTGGATCCCGGTGCGCCTCGACACCGAACCGCGCAATGCCCCCTTCGCGAAGCGACTGTTCCGGCTGGCGCGCATCACCGCCGTGATCAGCGAGGACCAGCCGTGA
- a CDS encoding DUF6354 family protein: MRRIENPPPAVGQIWQDTDPRSHGRTVRIVEVSDTHALIELHERLGNETPGRRTRVRLHRFRPRRGYRYLGTN, translated from the coding sequence TTGAGGCGGATCGAGAACCCGCCCCCTGCTGTCGGTCAGATCTGGCAGGACACCGACCCACGCAGTCACGGCCGCACGGTCCGCATCGTCGAGGTCAGCGACACCCACGCCCTCATCGAACTCCACGAGCGCCTCGGGAACGAGACGCCCGGACGCCGTACCCGCGTCCGCCTCCACCGCTTCCGGCCCCGCAGGGGCTACCGCTACCTCGGCACCAACTGA
- a CDS encoding DEAD/DEAH box helicase: MSDMPEMFTPRPYQAEAIKALISGWQGSSNRLAVVLPTGAGKTVVFANLISELLPQLGGRRALVIAHREELLEQAAAKIRAVRPDLRVGIVKAERDEHADTDVIVASIQTLAVERRRTAIHDIGVIIVDECHHAAAPSYMNVLEHFGAWRGLPTAGFTATMTRADGGLADVWQDVVFTLDILEMIEDGYLCDVRGKRVIVEGLDLDTVKTRAGDLQDGQLGQALAESDAGPVVAKAYQEHAAGRAGVVFTPTVATAQSMAKEFTAAGIPALAVWGDMGRDDRAAALDAYRRGDAQVLCNCMVLTEGFDAPWTSCAVIARPTKSAGLYCQMAGRALRLFDGKKDALILDVMGASTRHKLASIVDLTGRTVTVSDEEQTLREAAEKAQETAKRRLDVSRVQVEEFDLFHSSTTRWLRTGCGVWFIPVGDDTYVFLIRNPVERTYWMRRFDPQYGVVGPKQDVALPLPDAKAWMERQAKALGSRWLASRSAPWRNRPASAKQLSFCRRTGIAVPAGSTAGEVSDLQATHMFSTILNRLGLSAAA, from the coding sequence ATGAGTGATATGCCCGAGATGTTCACCCCGCGCCCCTATCAGGCCGAAGCGATCAAGGCCCTGATATCCGGATGGCAGGGCTCCAGTAACCGGCTCGCCGTGGTCCTCCCCACCGGCGCAGGCAAAACCGTCGTCTTCGCCAACCTCATCAGCGAACTCCTCCCGCAACTCGGAGGCCGTCGCGCCCTGGTCATCGCCCACCGCGAAGAACTCCTCGAACAGGCCGCCGCAAAGATCCGCGCCGTGCGCCCCGACCTGCGCGTCGGCATCGTCAAGGCCGAACGCGACGAACACGCCGACACCGACGTCATCGTCGCCAGCATCCAGACCCTCGCCGTAGAGCGCCGCCGCACAGCCATCCACGACATCGGCGTGATCATCGTCGACGAATGCCACCACGCCGCCGCCCCTAGCTACATGAACGTCCTCGAGCACTTCGGCGCCTGGCGCGGCCTGCCCACCGCCGGGTTCACCGCCACCATGACCCGCGCCGACGGCGGCCTCGCCGACGTATGGCAGGACGTCGTATTCACCCTCGACATCCTCGAAATGATCGAGGACGGCTACCTGTGCGACGTCCGCGGCAAACGCGTCATCGTCGAAGGCCTCGACCTGGACACGGTCAAAACCCGTGCCGGCGACCTGCAGGACGGACAGCTCGGCCAGGCCCTCGCAGAGTCCGACGCAGGCCCGGTCGTCGCCAAGGCCTACCAGGAGCACGCCGCAGGCCGGGCAGGCGTCGTCTTCACCCCCACCGTGGCCACCGCCCAGTCCATGGCCAAGGAGTTCACGGCCGCGGGCATCCCGGCCCTCGCGGTCTGGGGCGACATGGGCCGCGACGATCGGGCCGCCGCACTCGATGCGTACCGGCGTGGCGACGCCCAAGTCTTGTGCAACTGCATGGTCCTCACCGAGGGGTTCGACGCGCCATGGACCTCCTGTGCAGTGATAGCCCGGCCCACCAAGTCCGCGGGCCTGTACTGCCAGATGGCCGGCCGGGCGCTGCGTCTCTTCGACGGTAAGAAGGACGCGCTGATCCTCGACGTGATGGGCGCCTCCACCCGCCACAAACTGGCATCCATCGTCGACTTGACCGGCCGCACCGTCACCGTGTCCGACGAGGAGCAGACGCTGCGTGAGGCCGCAGAAAAGGCGCAGGAGACCGCGAAGCGCCGCCTGGACGTGTCCCGTGTCCAGGTCGAGGAGTTCGACCTGTTCCACTCCTCCACCACCCGGTGGCTCAGGACCGGCTGCGGGGTGTGGTTCATCCCCGTCGGCGACGACACCTACGTCTTTTTGATCCGTAACCCGGTGGAGCGCACGTACTGGATGCGCCGCTTCGACCCGCAGTACGGCGTGGTCGGCCCGAAGCAGGACGTCGCGCTGCCGCTGCCGGACGCGAAGGCGTGGATGGAGCGGCAGGCCAAAGCTCTGGGCAGCCGTTGGCTGGCCTCCCGGTCGGCGCCGTGGCGCAACAGGCCTGCGAGCGCGAAGCAGCTCAGCTTCTGCCGCAGGACCGGCATCGCCGTACCCGCGGGCAGCACGGCCGGCGAGGTCTCCGACCTGCAGGCGACGCACATGTTCTCGACGATCCTCAACCGGCTCGGCCTGTCGGCCGCAGCGTGA
- a CDS encoding bifunctional DNA primase/polymerase, which yields MNTESRQDADGNSPNLRATAEELHNAGLCVLPVKGDGTKAPDVRTWTPYKIRRSTPQEHDQWFADGQRTGIGIVTGAVSGNIELIEFEGLAVQEGILDEVTELAHNSGLGDLLEAVTTGWADQSPSGGVHYKVVVDGRPAAGNTKLARRLARTDEYTPEERQRLIERPNTKIVRVLIETRGEGGFVVIAPSHGTTHPSGKPYRRLAGGPATMAVVTPDDLDALYALCQAHDAMPAEERAKTAPRPKRELPAGHVRPGDDFENKADWSEIIGEDFEPLFTRGQTTYWRRKGKPRGISATTGHAADRDRLYVFSTSTAFDAETPYDKFAAYTLLTQGATNADAFRRAAADLRSKGYGSEPPRQRLTSVPRQAAPFTDGSSALDPDTAPAADEQDTDGAPDLRLVRGTPELDITNEADAIDGLLAVMASGQLPDLYKRSTGPCWVYQDDQGNPLIRQLGTDNLRAYLGDHVTTFQVVRDPLTEGTREVRELFMPKTCSTVLGRRDWPLMTLRGIVTAPVVRPDGTLIQAPGYDKPTGLYMHPRTPLRRLAPQVSAESVQRAKDIVLGQMLADFPFVDDCDRAHYLGALLTPVLRPYFHGPTPMFVITATAPGSGKSLLKDVFKACYGISETAWPENDAELRKSITTQLYTTGQPVVVLDNLPNGHIIKSPILSSLLTAEHWGDRVLGSTASVTMPNDRLWIITGNGLRTGGDNGRRAIWIRLDPNCPDPDQRDGYTVGDLRPWLRTNASTVVAALVTMVRAWLTAGATPVRVRKGDYSEWASMMAGLLSYLDVPGWLSKDGGDQDDEEQEWAAFLAAWHRELGEDPVPTGMLLTRVADQMPRLRNGELPTAQGLGAWLKSRDGRYFKAPELGSFKPVKVWDAHKCQNLWRVEAHQGFGTLGGAA from the coding sequence GTGAACACCGAATCGAGGCAGGACGCCGACGGCAACAGCCCCAACCTCCGGGCCACTGCCGAAGAACTCCACAACGCCGGCCTCTGCGTGCTGCCCGTCAAAGGCGACGGAACCAAAGCCCCCGACGTCCGCACCTGGACCCCCTACAAAATCCGGCGCTCCACACCGCAAGAACACGACCAGTGGTTCGCAGACGGACAGCGCACTGGGATCGGCATCGTCACCGGCGCCGTCTCCGGCAACATCGAACTCATCGAGTTCGAAGGCCTCGCCGTCCAAGAGGGCATCCTCGACGAGGTCACCGAACTCGCCCACAACAGCGGGCTCGGCGACCTGTTGGAAGCCGTCACCACCGGCTGGGCCGACCAGTCGCCGTCCGGCGGCGTCCACTACAAAGTCGTCGTCGACGGCAGGCCCGCCGCAGGCAACACCAAGCTCGCCCGCCGCCTGGCCCGCACCGACGAATACACGCCCGAAGAGCGCCAGCGCCTCATCGAACGCCCCAACACCAAAATCGTGCGGGTTCTCATCGAAACCCGCGGCGAAGGCGGCTTCGTCGTCATCGCCCCCTCCCACGGCACCACCCACCCCAGCGGCAAGCCCTACCGGCGGCTCGCCGGCGGGCCCGCGACGATGGCCGTCGTCACCCCCGACGACCTCGACGCCCTGTACGCCCTGTGCCAGGCACACGACGCGATGCCCGCCGAAGAACGCGCCAAGACCGCCCCCCGCCCCAAGCGGGAACTGCCCGCCGGACACGTGCGGCCCGGCGACGACTTCGAGAACAAAGCCGACTGGTCCGAGATCATCGGCGAGGACTTTGAGCCGCTCTTCACCCGCGGCCAGACCACCTACTGGCGGCGCAAAGGCAAGCCCCGCGGGATCTCTGCAACCACCGGGCACGCCGCCGACCGTGACCGCCTGTACGTCTTCTCCACCTCCACCGCATTCGACGCCGAAACCCCTTACGACAAGTTCGCCGCCTACACCCTGCTCACCCAGGGCGCCACCAACGCCGACGCCTTCAGGCGGGCCGCCGCCGACCTGCGCAGCAAGGGCTACGGCTCCGAGCCCCCGCGCCAGCGCCTGACCTCCGTGCCCCGCCAGGCGGCACCGTTCACCGACGGATCCTCAGCACTCGACCCCGACACCGCCCCCGCCGCCGACGAGCAGGACACTGACGGCGCCCCCGACCTCAGGCTCGTCCGCGGCACGCCCGAACTGGACATCACCAACGAAGCCGACGCTATCGACGGCCTCCTCGCCGTCATGGCCAGCGGCCAGCTTCCCGACCTGTACAAGCGCTCCACCGGCCCCTGCTGGGTCTACCAGGACGACCAGGGCAACCCGCTCATCCGCCAGCTGGGAACCGACAACCTGCGCGCCTACCTCGGCGACCACGTCACCACCTTCCAAGTCGTCCGCGACCCGCTCACCGAGGGCACCCGCGAAGTCCGCGAACTGTTCATGCCCAAAACGTGCAGCACCGTCCTCGGCCGCCGCGACTGGCCGCTGATGACACTGCGCGGCATCGTCACCGCCCCCGTCGTCCGCCCCGACGGCACCCTCATCCAGGCCCCCGGCTACGACAAGCCCACCGGCCTGTACATGCACCCGCGCACCCCGCTGCGGCGGCTGGCCCCGCAAGTCTCCGCCGAGTCCGTACAGCGCGCCAAGGACATCGTCCTCGGGCAGATGCTCGCCGACTTCCCCTTCGTCGACGACTGCGACCGCGCCCACTACCTCGGCGCGCTGCTGACCCCCGTGCTGCGCCCCTACTTCCACGGCCCCACACCGATGTTCGTCATCACCGCCACCGCACCCGGCAGCGGCAAATCCCTCCTCAAAGACGTCTTCAAAGCCTGCTACGGCATCTCGGAAACCGCCTGGCCGGAGAACGACGCCGAACTGCGCAAATCCATCACCACGCAGCTCTACACCACCGGGCAGCCCGTCGTCGTCCTCGACAACCTGCCCAACGGGCACATCATCAAGTCCCCCATCCTGAGCAGCCTGCTGACCGCCGAACACTGGGGCGACCGCGTCCTGGGCTCCACCGCATCGGTCACCATGCCCAACGACCGGTTGTGGATCATCACTGGGAACGGGCTGCGCACCGGCGGCGACAACGGACGCCGCGCCATCTGGATCCGACTGGACCCCAACTGCCCCGACCCAGACCAGCGCGACGGCTACACCGTCGGCGACCTGCGCCCCTGGCTGCGCACCAACGCCTCCACCGTCGTCGCCGCCCTGGTCACCATGGTCCGGGCCTGGCTCACAGCAGGCGCCACACCCGTCCGTGTCCGCAAGGGCGACTACTCGGAATGGGCCAGCATGATGGCCGGCCTGCTCTCCTACCTCGACGTACCCGGCTGGCTGTCCAAGGACGGCGGCGACCAGGACGACGAAGAGCAGGAGTGGGCGGCCTTCCTCGCCGCCTGGCACCGCGAGCTCGGCGAGGACCCCGTGCCCACCGGCATGCTCCTGACCCGCGTCGCCGACCAGATGCCCCGGCTGCGCAACGGTGAACTCCCCACCGCCCAGGGGCTGGGCGCCTGGCTCAAGAGCCGCGACGGGCGGTACTTCAAGGCGCCGGAGCTCGGCAGCTTCAAGCCCGTGAAGGTCTGGGACGCCCACAAGTGCCAGAACCTGTGGCGCGTCGAGGCCCACCAGGGGTTCGGAACCCTGGGGGGTGCCGCGTGA
- a CDS encoding DNA cytosine methyltransferase translates to MPSAPKKQKARVAAHRPATRRRRFRHDEYIAVDLFSGFGGLTEGIKRAGFTTIMAANHNEYKVEVHEANHPEAEHWIADLVDPESSDYHSVRDLPAADLLVAGVSCVNHSQANTLKAYAQGLTLFGMDDPDYEERVTRSERDRATANCVLHYAAQHRPRMVLVECTTELQSWGPLHPGSKKIGDGSTYRWWLKQFDLLNYNHQVLFLNSQFFDVPQSRNRGYWAFVHKSLPMPDLEHRPVSRCHRCDKDVEAVWTWRTGIPPTGKVAYGEQYEYRCPSCRTLVVPPMAPSITALDLTDLGTRIGDRPTKIFKDGHRGPFAASTTARIERCRRKFADFPAILMPAKGVHGSERLLLQPMATQTSQQEVALLSTGQGLWDEPALALAVDNYQGAPRGASEPLPTQVGSETLAVVSSGVIPYRKHTVPAVHAEPMSTFTSEQIPGLLTAAGWFKQNGPTGTETAAHPATDPLGTLTSRDTTALLTANWGPALSQIPFEECFYRMMAAHEIGRGCGFDVDFRDYNGTFTVWGTARDQVDGFGNAVSPQVGTWIGERLRAALHSHWDRGPDLATAA, encoded by the coding sequence ATGCCCAGTGCGCCCAAGAAGCAGAAGGCCCGTGTCGCCGCGCACCGTCCGGCAACCAGGCGCCGCCGCTTCCGCCATGACGAGTACATCGCCGTGGACCTGTTCTCAGGCTTCGGCGGCCTCACCGAGGGCATCAAGCGGGCCGGATTCACCACGATCATGGCGGCGAACCACAACGAGTACAAAGTCGAAGTCCACGAGGCCAACCACCCCGAGGCCGAACACTGGATCGCCGACCTCGTCGACCCGGAATCGTCCGACTACCACTCGGTCCGCGACCTCCCCGCAGCCGACCTGCTCGTCGCCGGCGTCAGCTGCGTCAACCACTCCCAGGCCAACACGCTCAAGGCCTACGCGCAGGGCCTGACCCTGTTCGGGATGGACGACCCGGACTACGAGGAGCGCGTCACCCGCTCCGAACGGGACCGCGCCACAGCGAACTGCGTCCTGCACTACGCCGCCCAGCACCGGCCGCGCATGGTCCTCGTCGAATGCACCACCGAGCTCCAGTCGTGGGGCCCGCTCCACCCAGGCAGCAAGAAGATCGGCGACGGCAGCACCTACCGGTGGTGGCTCAAGCAGTTCGACCTGCTCAACTACAACCACCAGGTGCTGTTCCTCAACAGCCAGTTCTTCGACGTCCCGCAGTCCCGGAACCGCGGCTACTGGGCGTTCGTCCACAAGTCCCTGCCGATGCCGGACCTCGAGCACCGGCCCGTATCCCGCTGCCACCGCTGCGACAAGGACGTAGAGGCGGTGTGGACGTGGCGCACCGGGATCCCACCCACCGGGAAAGTCGCCTACGGCGAACAGTACGAGTACCGGTGCCCGTCGTGCCGCACACTCGTCGTTCCCCCGATGGCGCCGTCGATCACCGCGCTCGACCTCACTGATCTCGGCACCCGCATCGGCGACCGACCCACCAAAATCTTCAAGGACGGCCACCGCGGGCCCTTCGCCGCATCGACAACCGCCCGCATCGAACGCTGCCGCCGGAAGTTCGCCGACTTCCCCGCGATCCTCATGCCCGCCAAGGGCGTCCACGGCTCGGAACGGCTGCTGCTACAACCGATGGCGACGCAGACCAGCCAGCAAGAGGTCGCGCTGCTGTCGACGGGCCAGGGGCTGTGGGACGAGCCGGCGCTCGCGCTCGCCGTCGACAACTACCAAGGCGCACCGCGCGGCGCCAGCGAACCGCTCCCCACCCAGGTCGGCTCCGAGACTCTCGCCGTCGTCTCTTCCGGAGTCATCCCGTACCGCAAGCACACCGTGCCCGCCGTGCACGCGGAACCGATGTCGACCTTCACCTCGGAACAGATTCCTGGACTGCTCACCGCGGCCGGCTGGTTCAAGCAGAACGGTCCCACGGGCACCGAGACCGCCGCCCACCCCGCGACCGATCCGCTCGGCACGCTCACCTCCCGCGACACGACGGCACTCCTCACCGCCAACTGGGGCCCCGCACTGTCGCAGATCCCGTTCGAAGAGTGCTTCTACCGAATGATGGCCGCCCACGAGATCGGCCGAGGCTGCGGCTTCGACGTCGACTTCCGCGACTACAACGGCACCTTCACCGTCTGGGGCACCGCCCGCGACCAAGTCGACGGATTCGGAAACGCCGTCAGCCCGCAGGTCGGCACGTGGATCGGGGAGCGGCTACGCGCCGCCCTCCACAGCCACTGGGACCGCGGCCCCGACCTCGCCACTGCCGCGTGA
- a CDS encoding WhiB family transcriptional regulator: protein MNHAWMDDALCAQVGADLFFPEAGAGYQLAKKICDRCPVRDACVQTAAEFEGDVHVHLRHGAWGGLTPQTRVRRSKTQKEAA, encoded by the coding sequence ATGAACCACGCCTGGATGGACGACGCCCTATGCGCCCAGGTCGGAGCTGACCTGTTCTTCCCCGAAGCCGGCGCCGGATACCAGCTCGCCAAGAAGATCTGCGACCGCTGCCCCGTGCGTGACGCCTGCGTACAGACCGCCGCGGAGTTCGAGGGCGACGTCCACGTCCACCTTCGCCACGGCGCCTGGGGCGGACTCACACCACAAACCCGCGTCCGCCGTTCCAAGACCCAGAAGGAGGCCGCCTGA
- a CDS encoding exonuclease domain-containing protein — MTWHTGRMAGFDIESTGPDPLIARIVSAFIVQVGGGQPTTTANWLADVDGEEIPAGATAVHGISTERARADGVNLRSAVEEILGALTQIVLGGIPVVAMNARYDLTLLDREAGRFDLAQLPAGPVIDPFVIDKEVDRYRPGKRTLAALCQHYEVRLDAAHSADADAIAACRVAWRQATHYPALALMSLDELHGAQTRWAAEQAESLQEHFRKKDPQAVVEGAWPLIPRQKEGTS; from the coding sequence ATGACGTGGCACACCGGTCGCATGGCCGGCTTTGACATCGAATCCACCGGACCAGACCCCCTGATTGCACGCATCGTCAGCGCCTTCATCGTCCAGGTCGGCGGCGGCCAGCCCACTACCACCGCGAACTGGCTGGCCGACGTCGACGGCGAGGAGATCCCCGCCGGAGCAACGGCCGTTCACGGAATCAGCACGGAGCGAGCCCGCGCCGACGGCGTGAACCTGCGCAGCGCCGTCGAGGAGATCCTCGGCGCGCTCACCCAGATCGTCCTCGGCGGCATACCGGTCGTGGCCATGAACGCCCGCTACGACCTGACCCTCCTCGACAGGGAAGCCGGACGATTCGATCTAGCCCAGCTGCCTGCTGGGCCGGTCATCGACCCGTTCGTCATCGACAAGGAAGTTGACCGGTACCGGCCGGGGAAGCGCACCCTCGCCGCCCTCTGCCAGCACTACGAGGTTCGCCTCGATGCAGCCCACAGCGCAGACGCCGACGCGATCGCCGCCTGTCGGGTCGCCTGGCGGCAGGCCACCCACTACCCGGCACTCGCCCTCATGAGCCTCGATGAGCTTCACGGCGCCCAGACCCGATGGGCCGCCGAACAGGCCGAGAGCCTCCAGGAGCACTTCCGCAAGAAGGACCCGCAGGCCGTCGTCGAAGGCGCCTGGCCCCTCATTCCGCGGCAAAAGGAAGGCACGTCATGA
- a CDS encoding recombination directionality factor, with product MGSRLLNIQRRAAEHGRLRTGYTQGNKPMRSATWVVTSHSEEHVRTAAKLWGGEPESWKPLNSTIEQWRVITKAASIEALITPGDPLNQYNEMWSKGGCQRRCDGETELLSRQPCLCLARFGEEWHQQKKGTVCSATSRLNVMLPDLSGMGLWRAETHSFYAASEWGGMVDMVLAGTNGDGFVPVTLRIEPRQVVRNGETKKFPVVVVELRGVTPRQALSGPLSTALALDPSGTQPVAAIEAPRPDYLAEAEGALTPDDVGDVYRRAFAAGHLNDELIADLKEISDRLKAEAEPVDAELEPEGGWPAVAQVPTP from the coding sequence ATGGGCTCCCGGCTCCTCAACATCCAGCGGCGCGCTGCCGAACACGGCCGCCTCCGCACTGGCTACACCCAGGGCAACAAGCCGATGCGCTCCGCGACGTGGGTCGTCACGTCGCACTCCGAAGAGCACGTCCGTACCGCGGCCAAGCTGTGGGGCGGCGAGCCCGAATCGTGGAAGCCGCTGAACTCGACGATCGAGCAGTGGCGGGTCATCACCAAGGCGGCCTCCATCGAAGCCCTGATCACGCCCGGTGATCCGCTCAACCAGTACAACGAGATGTGGTCCAAGGGCGGCTGCCAGCGGCGCTGCGACGGCGAGACCGAACTCCTCTCCCGCCAGCCCTGCCTGTGCCTCGCCCGGTTCGGTGAGGAGTGGCACCAGCAGAAGAAGGGCACCGTCTGCTCCGCCACCTCACGCCTCAACGTGATGCTGCCCGACCTGTCAGGGATGGGTTTGTGGCGGGCCGAGACCCACAGCTTCTACGCCGCATCCGAGTGGGGCGGCATGGTCGACATGGTCCTCGCCGGAACCAACGGCGACGGGTTTGTGCCCGTGACGCTGCGGATCGAACCGCGGCAGGTCGTCCGCAACGGCGAGACGAAGAAGTTTCCCGTCGTCGTGGTCGAACTGCGCGGCGTGACCCCGCGGCAGGCGCTGTCCGGCCCGCTGTCGACCGCGCTCGCCCTCGACCCGTCTGGCACGCAGCCTGTCGCCGCGATCGAGGCGCCGCGCCCCGACTACCTCGCCGAGGCCGAGGGCGCGCTCACTCCGGATGACGTCGGCGACGTGTACCGGCGGGCTTTCGCTGCTGGCCACCTCAACGACGAGCTGATCGCCGATCTCAAGGAGATCTCCGACCGGCTGAAGGCCGAAGCCGAGCCGGTCGACGCCGAGCTCGAACCCGAAGGCGGCTGGCCCGCCGTCGCGCAAGTGCCGACCCCGTAA
- a CDS encoding 3'-5' exonuclease, protein MSTSNPAKAPRPLAFIDTETTGLDADHHDAWEIAVIHRRPGHPDAEYLWQIRVSLAEADPEALDLNGYHKRFAVPEGEMAVRLATGSTPDARPVSGRDLMLDLMGILDGSVLVGSNPAFDERFLTKLFRQAGTTPAWHYRTRDVATMAVGHLYGQAYTLTKQNCDAEFYARADQLLDDGWRSYELSRLMGIEPPTKGVAHTALGDARWARDVYDAITKADAFYTASDEQLAEMAGEALSRTNGDAS, encoded by the coding sequence ATGAGCACCAGCAACCCCGCGAAGGCCCCCAGGCCTCTCGCCTTCATCGACACCGAAACAACGGGCCTGGACGCCGACCACCACGACGCGTGGGAGATCGCCGTCATCCACCGCCGGCCCGGCCACCCCGACGCCGAGTACTTGTGGCAGATCCGCGTCAGCCTCGCCGAAGCCGACCCTGAGGCGCTCGATCTCAACGGCTACCACAAGCGGTTCGCCGTACCCGAGGGCGAGATGGCCGTCCGGCTGGCCACGGGCAGCACGCCCGACGCCCGCCCCGTCTCCGGCCGGGATCTGATGCTCGACCTGATGGGGATCCTCGACGGCTCTGTCCTCGTCGGATCCAACCCGGCGTTCGACGAGCGGTTCCTCACCAAGCTGTTCCGACAAGCCGGCACCACCCCGGCCTGGCACTACCGCACCCGCGACGTCGCGACGATGGCCGTCGGCCACCTGTACGGGCAGGCCTACACCCTCACCAAGCAGAACTGCGACGCCGAGTTCTACGCCCGCGCCGACCAGCTCCTCGACGACGGCTGGCGCTCCTACGAACTGTCCCGCCTCATGGGCATCGAGCCGCCGACCAAGGGCGTCGCCCATACGGCGCTCGGCGATGCCCGCTGGGCCCGCGACGTGTACGACGCAATCACCAAGGCCGACGCGTTCTACACCGCGTCCGACGAACAGCTTGCCGAGATGGCAGGCGAGGCGCTCTCCCGCACCAACGGAGACGCATCATGA